TCACGAACATCTCCGCGGCCCGTATCTTCGCTTCGTTCAGGTCATTTATCATATATTACCTAATTCTTGACTGCCGCTACACTGACTTTCTGTATATTCAGCTCATTTATCACATCAAGCGCCTTTACCACATTATTGAACCTGGCAGAACCGTCCACCTTCAAAACAACGCCAATGCTGTTATTCTCTTTCAATTTTGCCTCAAGAGCCGATTTAATATCGGAATCTTTAACCTTATCTTCATTTATAAAATAATCACCATCTTTAGTGATAGTGAGCATGACCTTTTCGAATCCCTCCAGCGCTACTGCGGTGGATGCTTTCGGCAGTTTCACCTCTATTTTCGACATCTTTACGGGATTGAACGTGTAGATCAGGCTGAAGGAGATAAAGAAAAAGATGAACATATTCATAACAATGTCCGTCATCGCGACGGACTCGAGCGCTACAAGATAATCTTTTTTGCCTTTTATCGCGATCATGTCGGGCGCTTCGCTTCGGCGATCGCCTCAACCAGCCGCATCGAGGAATCACTCAGCTCGTATGAGATATATTTTATTCTTGAGATTATGAAATTGCATATGAGGTAAAACGGCACGGCTATGATGAGCCCGGCCGCCGTCGTTATCATAGCTTCATATATGCCCGCGGCCAGCTGGGATACGGTTATGTTGGAGCCGGCCTTCTCCCAGCTCACGAACGCTTTTATGAGGCCCGTTATCGTGCCCAGAAATCCGAGAAGCGGCTCAATCCCTATTATCGATATCAGCCCGCCTATATATTTTTCGAGGCCGTTCACCTGAGCATTCCCAGCCCTTTCAAGCGTTTTCTCGATCTCATGGGAGGCGAGGCCCCTCTTTTCGATGCCGGCCTTCAGGGTAACGGCTAACGGATACCGTATATTGTCCGAACAGAATCTAGCCGCGTCATCGAAACGTCCGGCGCGGACTTTAGCGATAACATCCTCCGTGAACTTTCCGGCGTCCATCCTGATCGCAAACAGCTGCCAGAGCTTATATATTATTATCGCAAGGCCGAGTATCGAGCCGAATATTATCGGTATCATAACCGGCCCGCCTTTTATTATCCAGATCATTTAGTCCCCTTATCGAATATCGCCTGGACAAGCATTACCAATCCTATCAGCGATATTACTATTCCGCTTACTTTGGGCATGAGATGCTCGACTTTCTCGCCGAACTTGTGTTTTACGAATGTCAATATGCCGCCTATCGCGAAAGCGAACGGCAGAAGCGATATCATCGTCCCAAAACTGAATGACGCCACAAGAAGCCCGCCGGCAAGCGCGCTCTTCGTCGACGCGGCCATAACGAGTATTGCCATCTCTATCGGGCACGGGGGCAGCCCTCTTATTATCCCGAATACGAGCATTGAAAGATCACCTTTAGCGGCGTTTAAACCTTTGGCATAGCAGTGCGATTCAAGCTTATGCGTATGGCTGAAGACCAACAGGCCGAACGCTACGGTGAATGAAGCAGACACTATCTCCAGCTGCTTCGAAAACCTGGCAAGGTACTGGGAGCCTACGTATCCCGCTATCACTCCGAGCGTCGTATCCGCTATCATCATCCCAAAGCCGTATAACATCACAAGAAATACTATTTTTCTCGTGTTCCTGCCTATTATTGTCGCATAAATACTCGCGACAGCCTTGTCTTCGCATGGTTCAAGCACATGCAGCAGGCCTATGATGAATGCCGATGTCAGCGTAACGTCATTCATTATTTAACCGGTTTTTTGGGAAGAGAAATACAGTATAGCATCCAGGATACCTTTGCGCATCATCATCACCGCTATCGCGGCAAGTAAAAGATGCGCGATCTTTGACACGGCCTTGGAACCAGCTTTCCCCAGGACTTTTGATATAGCGGAGGCATAGGTAAATACGATCCACACTATGATCAGGTTCACAACAAAAGATGAAATGGTAAAGAGCATACCGTACGAGTCGAGCATGATAACCATCGTGGTAAGCACCGCCGGGCCGGTAATTAAAGGGGTGCCTATCGGGACCGCGCCCATGGTATCCGTTGACAGCCGGCGAAATTTCTCATGCTGGAGTAGGTCGCGGAGCGCTATGGCCAGGAGAACAAGCCCGCCGGCGATCTTAAAATCGAATACCATGACCCCGAGTATCATGAATATCCACTTGCCTAAAAACAGAAATACTATACCTATCGCGAACGCGGTTATAATGGACTGATTGATGATATTCCGCTTGTCTTTATTCTTCAGGTGCTCGGTAAACCCGATATACATCGGAAGTATACCGAGAGCGTCCATCGCGACGAATATAGGTATAAATGACAGAAGAAATAACCGCATATCAGGGCCCTTTATATAATAATTATATCAAATTATATCATATAGCGACATAAAGACAAGGAAATTGGTATTTATAAAACAATAAGGCCGGGCTTTTATAGTCCGGCCTTACTAAATTTTGTAAAACTGTTAAGATCCCCGTCAGATTATCTGGAGAGCTTCCCCTTTATGATTCTCTCTGCCTCCAGCCAGTCCTCTAACGAATGACCGCTCTTGCGGCCTCTCTTCTCGTAAAGCTCATAGGCTTTTTTCGCTATCAGCGAACTTATATCTTCCTTCGACATCGTCGGATTGGAAGACTTCCCGAGCTTGAAAGTCGTTTTTGCCATGATCTGTTCCCCCCTTTCATATAATTTGTCGAGGTTATTATACCTATTCAGCGGCCCTTATGCAATAGAAATTTTCAAAAAATCCGGGATGGGTTTTTTCAGAAGCTTATATATATTCTTCAGATGGGTCCTATACAGTTTATCGAACGGATTGTCATTGCCGGCATGGGCCTTACCGGCGTACCACCAGTTCCAGTCGCTTCCTTCGGCTATATACAGCTCGCGCCAGGCATCCACTATACTGGCGCCGTCCAATTTGGAGTTATTTTCAGCCTCTTTTGTGAATTTCATAAGATCCCTTCTCACTTTATTAAGGTAGTCCCACGACAGATTATCCTGTTCCTGCCCTATCCAGACATCAAAGTTATGGTTTATCCACGATCCGGGAAATATCTTATTGATTGACCTCTTAGGGCTTTCTATATCCAGGAAACCGCTCACTGTAGTAGACCCGACCAGTTCCTGTTTATCAAGGTTGGCATAGAGCGTCTCAAAGAACAGCCTGCCATTGTCATCAAAATACTCCCATGCGTTCTCACCGTCCATAACTATGGTCAACAACCCCCTGTCGGTATCGCGGCGCATCTCGTGGCCTATATTGTTGCAGTGGTTTATCAGGTCCCAGGCCGCCTCATCCTGGTTCCATGAGTTATAGTTGAAACTTATCATATCGGAGAGGTTCTTGTCCCTGAAGATCATCGCGATATTGCGCGAGCCGACCTTGTAATTATACGGACGGTATATCATCCGGCGATCAAATCCTGATAATCCCTTACATTTTTTATCATACATAGAGAGGCTTTTAAAGAGTATATCCTCGTCGGTAGCCACCCAGTCTATGCCTTTTTTTATAAGGATATTCAGCATCTGGTCCGACACGCTGCCTTCGGACGGCCACATACCTCGGGGAGGAGCGCCAAACTGTTCCGTGTGATATTTTATCGCTTCTTCCACCTGCCATTCGGCGTCTTCCGGGTGCGAATACTTCTTCGGAAGAGGGTTATGAGGAAGCGAAACTTTCGCGACCGAAGTATCGCATATGAGCGGCAATATCGGATGATAGAAAGGCGTGGTCGTGATCTCTATGCGGCCTTCGTCCTGTAATCTTTTATATAGCGGCAGGATCTGGGCCATTATCTCTTTCTGCTTCACCGTTACATATTCTTTATCGCTCTCGGTATAGTCCCGGCCTTTCCTAATGAGATCATTAAGCTGCATATCGTCATCGATAGATATGGAATGGAACCATGCCAGATTAAAGAGCACCTGCAGGTCCAGGAAGTCTTGTTTTGAAAATGTCCTTACCATCCTCTTAAGGATCGTTCCGGTGAGAGGCTTGAC
The genomic region above belongs to Candidatus Omnitrophota bacterium and contains:
- a CDS encoding biopolymer transporter ExbD; the encoded protein is MIAIKGKKDYLVALESVAMTDIVMNMFIFFFISFSLIYTFNPVKMSKIEVKLPKASTAVALEGFEKVMLTITKDGDYFINEDKVKDSDIKSALEAKLKENNSIGVVLKVDGSARFNNVVKALDVINELNIQKVSVAAVKN
- a CDS encoding MotA/TolQ/ExbB proton channel family protein produces the protein MIWIIKGGPVMIPIIFGSILGLAIIIYKLWQLFAIRMDAGKFTEDVIAKVRAGRFDDAARFCSDNIRYPLAVTLKAGIEKRGLASHEIEKTLERAGNAQVNGLEKYIGGLISIIGIEPLLGFLGTITGLIKAFVSWEKAGSNITVSQLAAGIYEAMITTAAGLIIAVPFYLICNFIISRIKYISYELSDSSMRLVEAIAEAKRPT
- a CDS encoding sulfite exporter TauE/SafE family protein, producing MNDVTLTSAFIIGLLHVLEPCEDKAVASIYATIIGRNTRKIVFLVMLYGFGMMIADTTLGVIAGYVGSQYLARFSKQLEIVSASFTVAFGLLVFSHTHKLESHCYAKGLNAAKGDLSMLVFGIIRGLPPCPIEMAILVMAASTKSALAGGLLVASFSFGTMISLLPFAFAIGGILTFVKHKFGEKVEHLMPKVSGIVISLIGLVMLVQAIFDKGTK
- a CDS encoding MarC family protein encodes the protein MRLFLLSFIPIFVAMDALGILPMYIGFTEHLKNKDKRNIINQSIITAFAIGIVFLFLGKWIFMILGVMVFDFKIAGGLVLLAIALRDLLQHEKFRRLSTDTMGAVPIGTPLITGPAVLTTMVIMLDSYGMLFTISSFVVNLIIVWIVFTYASAISKVLGKAGSKAVSKIAHLLLAAIAVMMMRKGILDAILYFSSQKTG
- a CDS encoding DUF2934 domain-containing protein codes for the protein MAKTTFKLGKSSNPTMSKEDISSLIAKKAYELYEKRGRKSGHSLEDWLEAERIIKGKLSR
- a CDS encoding glycoside hydrolase family 57 protein; translated protein: MSINKTLGVAFLWHMHQPFYKDPLTDKYLMPWVRLHGIKDYFPMARLVENFDDIKVTFNLVPSLIEQINDYVQNDVSDTYLDLTIKKASLLTFEDKVYILNNFFKVNFKQFIEPNQRYSELLIKKGVKPLTGTILKRMVRTFSKQDFLDLQVLFNLAWFHSISIDDDMQLNDLIRKGRDYTESDKEYVTVKQKEIMAQILPLYKRLQDEGRIEITTTPFYHPILPLICDTSVAKVSLPHNPLPKKYSHPEDAEWQVEEAIKYHTEQFGAPPRGMWPSEGSVSDQMLNILIKKGIDWVATDEDILFKSLSMYDKKCKGLSGFDRRMIYRPYNYKVGSRNIAMIFRDKNLSDMISFNYNSWNQDEAAWDLINHCNNIGHEMRRDTDRGLLTIVMDGENAWEYFDDNGRLFFETLYANLDKQELVGSTTVSGFLDIESPKRSINKIFPGSWINHNFDVWIGQEQDNLSWDYLNKVRRDLMKFTKEAENNSKLDGASIVDAWRELYIAEGSDWNWWYAGKAHAGNDNPFDKLYRTHLKNIYKLLKKPIPDFLKISIA